In Pirellulales bacterium, one DNA window encodes the following:
- the gcvH gene encoding glycine cleavage system protein GcvH yields MKPQELLYAKTHEWAAVEAGPGGKIATVGVSAFAVEALTDLVFMQLPALGRKVKAGESFGEIESVKAVSDLYSPVDGEIVEVNTSLPNKLETLNNDPYGAGWLVKIKLTDETALKNLLDYQAYQKMCAEEQH; encoded by the coding sequence GTGAAACCGCAAGAACTGTTGTACGCCAAAACGCATGAGTGGGCCGCGGTTGAAGCTGGGCCGGGCGGGAAAATTGCCACGGTGGGCGTTTCGGCGTTCGCGGTCGAGGCGCTGACCGATTTGGTGTTCATGCAATTGCCGGCCCTTGGCCGCAAGGTGAAGGCGGGCGAATCGTTCGGCGAAATTGAATCGGTCAAGGCAGTGAGCGATTTATACAGCCCGGTGGATGGCGAAATTGTGGAAGTCAACACCTCCCTGCCCAACAAGCTGGAAACGCTGAATAACGACCCATACGGCGCGGGCTGGCTGGTTAAAATTAAATTGACGGACGAAACCGCCCTGAAGAACCTGCTGGATTACCAAGCGTATCAAAAGATGTGC
- the gcvT gene encoding glycine cleavage system aminomethyltransferase GcvT, with protein MTVTLLTTPLHDWHAAHGGRMVDFAGWSMPVQYTSIVAEHTATRTAAGLFDVSHMGRLRFFGSHAADFLDSVVTRRVSDMRAGQVRYSLVTNEDGGILDDVLIYRGYDGGENFGMVVNASNREKIVQWLGNQQTIWQSELGHSNTLTVSDDTLQSAMIAVQGPKAVELLEPVVETAIKPAPVQDFKSMGYYTCWMGLFDGDGVMFSRTGYTGEDGFEIICDEEIAPQIWEVLTTRASKLGGMAAGLGARDTLRLEAAMPLYGHELNEQTNPLEAGLGFAVNLEGRKFPGCEVLAAVKREGPKRVRVGLELAGKRAAREHYAIFGKSDSGQPIGEISSGTFSPTLQKPIAMGYVPPQFAQPGTELFVDIRGSREPARVVKLPFYKRR; from the coding sequence GTGACTGTTACTCTTTTGACAACGCCGCTCCACGATTGGCATGCCGCGCATGGCGGGCGGATGGTCGATTTTGCCGGCTGGTCGATGCCGGTGCAATACACGTCGATCGTGGCCGAGCATACGGCGACGCGCACAGCGGCGGGGTTGTTTGATGTCTCGCACATGGGGCGGCTGCGATTTTTTGGTTCCCATGCTGCGGACTTCTTGGATTCGGTTGTAACGCGGCGTGTGAGCGATATGCGCGCCGGCCAAGTTCGCTACTCGCTGGTCACAAATGAAGACGGCGGCATTCTGGACGATGTGCTGATTTATCGCGGATACGATGGCGGAGAAAATTTCGGCATGGTCGTGAATGCCAGTAACCGCGAAAAGATTGTTCAATGGCTCGGCAACCAGCAAACGATTTGGCAAAGCGAACTTGGCCATTCCAATACCTTGACGGTTAGCGACGATACGCTTCAGTCCGCAATGATTGCCGTGCAAGGCCCCAAAGCGGTGGAGTTGTTGGAGCCAGTTGTCGAAACGGCCATCAAACCGGCTCCGGTTCAAGATTTCAAATCGATGGGTTATTACACCTGCTGGATGGGATTGTTCGACGGCGACGGCGTCATGTTTAGCCGCACCGGTTATACTGGCGAGGATGGCTTCGAAATTATCTGCGATGAGGAAATTGCCCCGCAGATTTGGGAAGTGTTGACCACACGAGCCAGCAAACTGGGCGGGATGGCTGCTGGTTTGGGCGCGCGCGATACGCTGCGGCTGGAAGCGGCGATGCCGCTGTACGGGCACGAATTGAACGAGCAAACCAATCCACTAGAAGCTGGGCTGGGGTTTGCGGTGAATTTGGAGGGCCGAAAGTTTCCGGGCTGTGAGGTGTTGGCGGCCGTGAAGCGCGAGGGACCGAAGCGAGTGCGGGTTGGATTAGAGTTGGCCGGGAAGCGGGCGGCGCGGGAGCATTATGCGATTTTTGGGAAGTCAGACAGCGGGCAGCCGATTGGTGAAATCAGCAGCGGGACGTTTTCGCCCACGCTGCAAAAGCCGATTGCGATGGGTTATGTGCCGCCGCAATTCGCGCAGCCGGGAACCGAGTTATTTGTCGACATCCGCGGCAGCCGCGAACCGGCCCGGGTGGTGAAGTTGCCGTTTTACAAGCGACGTTAG